In the Gopherus flavomarginatus isolate rGopFla2 chromosome 23, rGopFla2.mat.asm, whole genome shotgun sequence genome, gacatgttctgagtaaatatgaCAGTGATACCCAACTGTAAATTCAGAAATTGACAGTCTGTCTATACCTGGCGTTTGGCAAATGCCTGTGACATGGCTTCATTACCACTCAGATGGCTCTAACAGGCTGGAGGCTTTTTCACTTTGAAGTTACTCGATCCCCTCCGGAGGAAGACTCAccagctgtgggagcctgcaggaagggtcagaacagggataggaagaggcagaaggggggggacactaagacccaggggtgccccaaatttttgggtgccctacgcagccgcatatgcctaaggatggccctgaatTTGCTGATGTCTAGTAAGGTGCGAGATCTGAATGAAACTTTtgccacagtccaagcacttctGGGGTCTCTCTCCAGTGAGTATCCTCTGGTGCGTAACAACTGTTGATGTCCAAATggaacttttcccacagtcgagGCATTTATATGGTCTTTCCTCCCACGTGGATTGTCTGATGTCTAGTAAGGTTTGATCTGTGGCTGAAATTTTCCCCACAATCCAAGCACCGATAGGGCTTCTCCacagtgtggattctctggtgcaCAACCAGGCCTGACTTGTGAgcaaaacttttcccacagtccaagcattgATATGGTCTTTATCCTGTATGGATTCTCCGATGTCTAGCAAGGTAGGAGttgtgactgaagcttttcccacactccaagCATTTATGGGGTTTGTCGCCCGTGTGCATTCTCTGATGCGTCATAAGGCTGGATGGCtgaatgaaacttttcccacactcaaggcacTTATAGGGATTCCCTTCCATGTGGGTTCTCTCGTGTGTAAGAAGGGACGATCGCACACTGAATCctttcccacactcaaggcattgatatggtctctctcctgtgtgccgTCTCTGGTGCGTAAGAAGGGACGATTTCTGACAAAAGCTTTTCTCACATTCCaagcatttatagggtttctctcctgtgtggattcttccATGGTTAATAAGATGTGacctctgactgaagcttttcccgcagtcCAAACATttgtagggtttctctcctgtgtggattctcctgtGTGTAATAAGGGCTGATCGCTCACTAAAATCTTTCCCACACTCCAGGCATTTAaatggtctctctcctgtgtgcagtCTCTGGTGTGTAAGAAGGGATGACCTCTTAtgaaagcttttcccacattccAAGCATGtatagggtttctctcccgtgtggattctcccaTGGTTAATGAGATGTGAGTTCtcactgaaggttttcccacagtccaagcatttatagggtttctctcccgtgtgggttctctgatgcACAGTAAGGGCTGATTTgaaattgaagcttttcccacactcaaggcatttatagggtctTTCTCCTGTATGGATTCTCCCATGTTTAGTAAGAGATGAACTTTCATTAAAACTTTTTCCACACTCAAGGCATCTATAAGGTCTTTCTCCCAGGTGCAGTCTTTGATGTGTAATAAGGTGTGAACTCTGACGGAAACTTTTCCCGCAGTCCAAACATTTATAGGGTTTATCTCCTGTATGGATTTTCCAATGCATAGCGAGGCTTGTTCTCACACTGAATCTTTTCCCACAGTCAAGACATTTGTAGGGTTTTTCTTCCTTGTGATTTATCTGTGGAGCTGCCGTTTTCTTGGGACTCACACACGGAATGGATTCATCCAGCTTCTTGCTTGGATGTTTTTTCAgctgcctccctgccctgccctgataTCCCCAGGCATTTCCCTGTTTCAAGCACTGGGAAAAACTCCCTTCAGCTCTTCTCAAAAACGCCCCCTGAGGTTCCACTTTCCCAGGAGCTTCCTGCTGTTGATTCTCCTCTTTGTCCTCACTCCCACGCTCATcacctgctgggagagagagagagacaatccaGCCAGAAGTCACTGTCTGTGCTCTCCCTAggcagggcttgtctacactacacagttttgtcacaaaaggcagcttttgtcgACAAAACAACGGAGGTTTGTTGGCAAAACTCTCCTGTATTggcaacaaatgaaaaaaacccacctcGATGAGAggctttttgcagcaaagttagAGAGACAAAGCGTCGGTGTAGACGCTGCATTCGTTATGTCACtgtaactggcctccaggaggtatcccacaatgcccgccgcgaccactcagctcactgttttgaactccGCTGCCCTGCTTCCAGCTACTCGGGCCTGcatccctcccctttcaaagctcccgGAAGCGCTGAAATTCCTCAGCGTGCAGAGCTACTGCCCAGCTGAGCAGGGTGGCAGCAAACACACGCCTGCCTGGACTATGGGGAGGGGGGATCTCCTGGGTTTGTGGGCAGAGGAGGCTGCGGAAGAACTCGGAGGGAATCACAGCATCATTAACGCGAGATCCTGCTCTCCTCGGCACTAGGGAcacaggcagggcaggctgctgcagcaggagggaaGGAACACACACACGtaccctgcacacacacagtctctgtctctcctctctcacaaacacacacacacacactccctgtcacacactcttcccctcctcccacccccccacacccacgcTCCAGCTGGCAATCGACAGTAGATACGAACGCCAGAGTTACAGACTGAGCAGTCAACCGGACACCATGTGGAACCGGAAGTaggcaatcaggcagcagtggagACAAAACCCCACCAAATACTGCACCGTGCCTGCGTTGCGGCTTAaaaggtaggcacatctgggctgcctgtccccaccccagccccctactCGCTACGTATGGGGCAGCCGCTTACAGGTGGGAGGTGAAGACGCTGAGGTTCGCAGACACTGCTGTGAGCCCCTGCTCCGAGCCGTCTGCCCTGAGGCGCATCCCGTAACGTCTTCCTCAGGGCTACGAATgtttcagagttaggaacaaccCCCGTGCCCGAGGTctccataactctgaggttctggtATATCAGGATGAAACCTGGATGACGTGACGCTCCACCTGCCCCACGAGGCACTGCaagcccttcccaaagcaccctgcggcCAGCTGCACCGTGGGATCGCGACCCACAgtgctctgctctctgtgtcggTGCAAGAGCAGCTAGCGGGGATGGGctctgccaacacaaggagcatagtgtggacctgCAACAGGGGTTTAATGACAGCGGTGGCTGTACATTGGCATCATGTGCGTCGACAAAACTCCGTAGCATAGACGAGGCCTTTTTCCAGCCTAGACGAGCGACGGCAGCTAagtcgatgggagaaactctcccactgacatactGCTGTCAACATCCGGCAATTATGTGggtgtaacttacgtcactcagggggCTGGTTTATTCACTCCCAAGTGACAAAAGTGACACTAacataagcagtagtgtagatgcAAGCCTGAGACAATGGATTCTGCCTCCATGTCCCATCCAAACGCTGCCAGGGAAGTAAAGTCAGGGAGGATGGGAAGCCAGGACTGATATTTGCCGTGATGATACGACACCTGCTGACTGCAGCCCTGACCTGGGTGAGATGGGGCAGAACTGAGAGCGCTCGCTCACGGCACATTTTGGAGCATCTCTGGTGCTGTGTGTGTCAGTTTCCCTGACCCCTCGCTTGTGCGGGTGCCCCTCAAGAGCTCCCTTTCCTTGGAGgcctaaataataaataataatattaacaggagatatacccatctcctagaactggaagggacctcgaaaggttattgagttcagccccctgccttcactagcaggaccaagtactgatttttgccccagatccctaagtagcccccctcaaggactgagctcacaagcctgggtttagcaggccaatgctcaaaccactgagctatccgtccCCACTGGAGATCTGGGACgcacggctcttcccctccttccagccGGGCGATCAGGTCAGGTTTGGGAATGGGAAATCCTGCACAGGGGGTGAAATCAGGCACGGTCCAGCTGCATGGAGTCTTGGCAGAGTATCTATCACGAGGGACATTCCCTGAGTTTTGCCTGACCTTACATGGGATTGTAATAACTCAGACCCCTTGGGGTCTGCAGGGGGTGTTGTCATTACCTCACTAGGAGTTCTCAAGATCTGTGAGCTCTGAGGGACTTACGGACACACCCACCCACGGTTCGGGTGTTAAATTCCTGCTTATTTCATACCCTTCAGACCCTAGAGCCCTCGCCATGGATGAAGCTAGTCCCAAGGAGGAAGGTGAAGGAGAAGTTATACAAGCAGGACAATACTCTGCTTCTGGACCCTTGAAAGCTGGAGACGGGGTTGAATTAGCATGTCCATTAGATTTCCGACTCCCCTGTTCTCTTGGAGGGGGTATGGAGATGAAAATGTCACGCGCACTGAAGCTGTGGACAATGCGACCCTCCCCCTACAATTTAACTGGGCAGGGAGGAACCTGACCAGATTCAGAAATGCAGACCCAACGGCGTTTAATAAATGAGGGGACGGGAATCCCTTACCCAGCAAGGTCACAGTCTCATTATTCTCCTGCATGGTGTCCCTGTAGCGGGCTCttggagtggggtccagcagagccccctcttcgCTGGTGAAatgcacagccacctcctcgaaggtcactggTATCTGAAACAACATCAGTTCCTCCACTCAgagcctgctgccccagccacaatCCCGCTCGTCACGATGGAGGAGGGACGgagaagcagaatcccacccccaccctgctcagaggaGCCAGCCAAGGGAGCCCCTGGTCCCTCCCAGCAGGGTCTCTTCATTCACCACACACCTCCCAGCCACAGGCTGATATGGGAAGCAGAGCTCCAAGCATCCCACCACCTGCATAGTCCACAGTAGCCTCTGGCTAGTGGGTCCAGGCTCCAGCGCCGAGAATCTGGTCATTTTCCCAGCCCAGTCCATGGGGCGTGTCCTCGTTCAGAAATGGAGGGATGGTCGCCCCCTCCCAATGGGCCTGTTCAGAAAACGAGGCCCAAGGTGAAcatgtcccagccctgcctcgCCCCGTgtatttcctgcccctcctctctacaaaccacacacacacacacacacacacacacacacctccctgaAAATCTCCTACCTGAGCGGGCTACACCACAGCCGTTTCTCTTCCCCGTCTCCTGGAAGACGGGACGATCTGGAGCGAAATGTGGATGTGATTCTTCAGCCTgtcaggggtagacaacctgtggcacacgtgccgaaggcagcacacgagctgattttcagtggcactcacactgcccgggtcctggctaccggtccagggggctctgcattttaatttaattttaaatgacgcttcttaaacatttaaaaaaccttatttgctttacatacaacaatagtttagttctatagtatagacttatagaaagagaccttctaaaaacgttaacctGTATgattggcacgcgaaaccttaaatgagagtgaatacatgaagcctcaacccagcacttctgaaaggttgctgacccctgctctagactctGCCACCCTGGGAAAAGCCTCCGTCACTTTGGCGGGGCCCACATTGACGTCgctcaggagagcttctcccaccgacacAGCTACCGCCTCTCGCGGGGGTGGAGATCTTATGCCACCAGCAGCCACTGAAACGCTTCTCCTGTAGCCTCTGGCCCTTCATTACAACAcagtcccagcccctcccaccagggCTGGATGCACCGAGGCCATTTTAAACCTTCCCAGGGACAGAGGCTCTGAGACAAATGCTAGAAAAAAAAGCAGAATTGAAGGAGCCGCTTGGGTGGATTCCCCCGGACATTGTTCCCAGGAAGTGTTCTTTACCCCCTTCACCtgacacaaaaactaggggtcacccaatgaaatcaacaggcagcaggtttaaaacaaacacaaggaaatatttcttcacaccaacgcacagtcaacctgtggaactcctcgccaggggacgttgtgaaggccaagactataacagggttcaaagaagaactggataaattcatggagaacaggtccatcagtggctattaaccaggatgggcagggatgcaaccccatgctctgggtgtccctagcctctgactgcgaGAAGCAAAGAGAGAATGACAAGTTCACGCGATGATCccttgctctgttcattccccctgaagcaccggccattggccactgttggaagataggatattgggctagacagaccactggtctgacccagcgtGGCTGTTTCTCTGTTCTTATTGTCCCCAGGCAGCGCCTCGGCTCAGCAGGGCCGTGACTTGACAGAGGCAGGCACTGGCCTTTCCTCTCTGTGCTCCTCACCTTGTTCCAAGGACACTCAATCTGCCCCATGGGGGTGACGCAGCGGCTGGATCTGGGCAGGTTTGGGAGCTGGgaacctctctctcctccttgttccTGCTCCCCGTTTCAGCGTcacccttccctctcctctccgCCTGGGATAACTGGTGACTGTCCCGTTCCCAGGGGCGTTCGCTCTCCAGTGAGAGCCTGGCTGTGTCCCTGAGGGCAGCTGCTCTGGGACCCGCAGACACACGGGGAGCCCCTTCCCCTCGGGTACAAACTTGCCAACTGGTCCCCGAAAAGTCACTTTCCTGCCTGTCCCCAGCACTTTCCCCCAGTTCTCTCCCCATCACCTGGAGGCTCCGGCTCTGGGCTGGTGTGGGGGGCTAATTCCAGCCACGGGGGAAAGTCCCCACCTGGGCTGGGCACAGAGGGGGCATTTATGAAGGTCTCTCCCAAGTCTGGGCTCCCAGATCACGATGCCGGAGGCAGCAGCGTCTGACCCAGAAAACTCAACTCTAGGAGTAGAGAGAGACAAACTCCATCACTGATTCTCCCTGGGCTGCCCCAGCAGCCCCCGGGgcagtgcagcagctgcagatttcACGTGCCCGCCTGGACTCGCACCAGAACCGAACCAGAACCAGTCTGAACTGGTATTTTTACACTGAGCTGCAGCCAGACTCCATCCATAATTTCTCTCTCACTCAGTGACGCTGAATCTGAACTGAACTGGGGGGAAAACAGGTCATCGGTCACCATAACGTTTCAGCTGTTTTTAAGCTCAGTATGTGATCAGATAAAATGAAACCGTCTCTGCTCTCTCCTTCATCAGCAATAAGACCCAGGCAGGCGATGGCCCCAGTAGAAGGAGAAGAGGAGACAGCCCCAAGGAGCAgagagggaggtgggagagaagCGGGGGGCTCCCGGTCCCAGAAGTTGACGATAACTCTTCAATCCCAAGGAAAAAGGAACTGGTTCCCCAACTTTTCTCCCCCCTAGATGGGcctcctcccacccagcccccggGGCAGCTCCTCCTTCCAAATGCCCCACTTGACACAGGTCCCCAATTCAGTTCCCCACCGAAGGAAGCTGCTCCTACCCACCCCCCGGCACTGCCTGGCAACTGAACCGTTTTGGGGTGTCTTAAACCAGAACCGAACACTGAACCTGAACTGAACCAACCCCCAATTCCACCCCTTGCTGGCCAGGGCTAGAGGTGACTCTGGAGTGACACCGAATCCTGCACAGAAATCACACCAGCACCCGATCAGCCCAGGAGTCAGAGCCCCAAATAACGAGATTGTCTGGAAACAAAGTATTAActtgggagcagagtgcaggaggggaggcGGAGGGTGGATATTTGCTGTGCAAATTCTCAGCCCTGCAGGGGAACCCCCTGCTCCCCTTACCCCACTTGCAATGCTTATTGTaccattttgggggcagggaggaatccCCAGTGGCTGCTGGGTGGGGCACCGTGGAGTGAGGGAGCTGCCCCTGTATCTCTCCCGACCCCTTCCCcttatccctccctccctccctctctcctgtcCCCGGCCAGCGTCTCCTTGTTCTCCCATtgtccctccagccccccacacctcctccatCCCAG is a window encoding:
- the LOC127039723 gene encoding LOW QUALITY PROTEIN: zinc finger protein 665-like (The sequence of the model RefSeq protein was modified relative to this genomic sequence to represent the inferred CDS: substituted 1 base at 1 genomic stop codon); amino-acid sequence: MHWKIHTGDKPYKCLDCGKSFRQSSHLITHQRLHLGERPYRCLECGKSFNESSSLTKHGRIHTGERPYKCLECGKSFNFKSALTVHQRTHTGEKPYKCLDCGKTFSENSHLINHGRIHTGEKPYTCLECGKSFHKRSSLLTHQRLHTGERPFKCLECGKDFSERSALITHRRIHTGEKPYKCLDCGKSFSQRSHLINHGRIHTGEKPYKCLECEKSFCQKSSLLTHQRRHTGERPYQCLECGKGFSVRSSLLTHERTHMEGNPYKCLECGKSFIQPSSLMTHQRMHTGDKPHKCLECGKSFSHNSYLARHRRIHTGXRPYQCLDCGKSFAHKSGLVVHQRIHTVEKPYRCLDCGENFSHRSNLTRHQTIHVGGKTI